The nucleotide window CATCTGGCCTGACTGTCCTGGTCATGAGAGCGAGACCTGAGCTGCGAGATGCTTCATGATGAACACATGAGCCGTGACCGCGCTGGTATGTAACACCTGAGCGTGTGCTGTGCTGTGATGACTGAGCTGTACCGCTGATGCCGCCGCAGACGCTGCTGTCACACACTCCCCCTGCTGGCAGATCCAGCTTACTGCGCCGCCGACTCACCTTCGGCGGAGCTTCAGGAGGATTACTGAGAGGAGgacaggaaaacacacacacacacacacacacacacacacacacacacacacacacacacacaaggctcaGTAAACACCTGGCCGTATCCTGATGTGGTTTTAGTgcatcatctgtgtgtgtgtgtgtgtgtgtgtgtgtgtgtgtacctgggtTTGAGAGGCTGTGGCGGTGTGGGTCCGTCCAATGAGAGGCTGCGGATGTCCAGACTGACCCGCCGCGGTTTGGCCTGTGGAGCCGGAGGGGAGAACGGGCCCTTCAAACACCACACCACGAAACCGTTCATGtccctgtcacacacacacacacacacacacacacacacacgcagagagagagagagagagacagaagccTCACATTCAGTCTCTAGCGCctgattcacacggggcttcagcgtcagccaatgaaatttgtCAGCAATCGgcctgtctgagctggtgtatttgcatacagcgatctgattggctgacgcttctgttggcgcttgaaaagttgagaaagtccagcaccactgaagcggcgccgacggatccacaatgcagttcagcaacgcctGACGCCACCCAATCAGAGTGAAGGTCAAACGAATGGAGCATGATGCAGGAGCAGGACACGTGTATgattgcgtgcgtgtgtgtgtgtgcgtgtgtgtgtgctcaccccAGGCAGGTGTACTGCTGCACCATACTCTTGTGTTTGGTGGTCAGTTTGAGGTCCAGAACCGCTGTGGTGACGCTGCCCACAGGAacaagacgcacacacacacgcttctTCTTGGCCACTGACGCCTCTgcgcacacacgcaaacacacacatttttatcatatatacacacacacacttatattcaAATTACAGAGggacacacttacacacacatcacacacacacacttatatcatatacatacacagaaacacacacacacacttatataaatacacagaaaaaacacacacacacacacacacatttctatcatatatacacacacactcaaatattcAAATTACAGGTGACACAaatacacatcacacacacacacacacacacacacatttatatcatatacatacatagaaacacacacacacacacacacacacacacacacacacacaaatcatataaacgcacacacacatattcaaatTACAGAGGGACAAACTTACacttacatcacacacacacacacacacacacacacacacacacacacacacacacacacacacacacacacacacacacacattcagattaccgacacacacacacacaaatgcattcaTGTTAACAACACATGCATGTTCACATCACAAAgatacgcgcgcacacacacacacacacacacacacacacacacacacacactcttactctGCTCCAGGTATTCTGGGATGTAGCAGTAGCCGTGAGGAATGGTCTCTTTATCTGTGATCACCTGCACATCTGCCACCACCATCCCACCAGACagatcctgacacacacacacacacacacacacacacacacacacacagagacagatgtTGAGAGAGTGCAGGCGGTGCTGATGATGCTGTTTGGGGGGTGTATAGGGTCAGTTCTGTCCTGGTTTCTTCATCATTCACCTGCTCCAAACCTGCCCGAGTCTAAAGGAGATAttcagaagaatgttggaaacacgTCGACACTCCTTCATTTGTCCCACTATGGAAGTGAATGCTCAGCGGTTTGAACATTCTTCAGATTATCTGCTGTAGTGTTGAGCAGAATCCAGACACCGATGAAGCTCCATAACCCCCTGAGGGAGagagaggagtgtgtgtgtgtgtgtgtgtgtgtgtgtgtgagctgaccCTCTACAGCGGCTCCTACCTTACTGTAGCACAGGAAATAGCCAGACTTCACAAACCCTCGGCTGAAGTTAGCGGACGCTCCGTCTTCAGTCTGACTGatctatacaaacacacacacacacacacacacacacacacacacacacacacacacacaagggtcATGAAGAGGGCCAAGCATTGGTCACAGGTGCACATGGTCCGGTGTGAATGGTCAGGTGTGTTTGTGGTCTGGAGTGAATGGTCAGGTGTGTGTATGGTCagatgtgtgtgtggtcaggtgtgtgtgtggtcaggtgtGTGTATGGTCTGGTGTGAATGGTCAGGTGTGTGTATGGTCagatgtgtgtgtggtcaggtgtgtgtgtggtcaggtgtGTGTATGGTCTGGTGTGTATGGTCAGGTGTGTATGGTGTGGTGTGTATGGTCAGGTGTGTATGGTGTGGTGTGtatggtcaggtgtgtgtgtggtcaggtgtgtgtgtgtggtcaggtgtGTGTATGGTCTGGTGTGTGTATGGTCTGGTGTGTGTATGGTCTGGTGTGTATGGTCAGGTGTGTGTATGGTCCGGTGTGTGTGGTCAGGTGTGTGTGGTCAGGTGCGCATGGTCAGGTGTGTGTGGTCAGGTGTGTGTGGTCAGGTGTGTATGGTCTGGTGTGtatggtcaggtgtgtgtgtggtcaggtgtgtgtgtggtcaggtgtGTGTGGTCAGGTGTGTATGGTCTGGTGTAtatggtcaggtgtgtgtgtggtcaggtgtgtgtgtggtcaggtgtGTGTGGTCAGGTGTGCATGGTCTGGTGTAtatggtcaggtgtgtgtgtggtcaggtgtgtgtgtggtcaggtgtGTGTGGTCAGGTGTGCATGGTCTGGTGTGTATGGTCAGATGTTTGtgtggtcaggtgtgtgtgtggtcaggtgtGCATGGTCTGGTGTGTATGGTCAGGTGTAGTTACCAGGGTAAAGTGCCCGGGGCAGGTGGAGGTGTTGGAGGCCCAGGCCACTGCACTGACCGGCCGGATGGAGGAGTCACACACAGACAtctgcctgcacacacacacacacacacacacacacacacacacacacacacacacacacacacacacacacacacacacacacacacacacacaaatgagtaCACACAGAcaagtacacatacacacaaacggGTACACAGGTATTTACATCCAcaatttcacaatataattagagatatctctaagttttgactagtcataatagaTTTACAGATATCTCatattcgtcatatttagagatacctacaaatatatttgaagatatctctaattaatttactaatagtcgaattatagttgtagatatcttgaattggattttgacaagtcaaaactcagtttgagatatctgcaaatatttttcaatggaagtcaatggaggaatatgactagtcataatatatttgcagatatctccaatctgacttCGAAGTactacaattgtaattgcagatatctctaattgtcattctgactagtcgaattataattatgactagtcaaaatataattagagatatctctaaatatatttatggatagtcagaacaaaggtttaacgTTAAATGCTAATACGGCTTGCCATAGACGCTCCCTGAAACTGCGAATACTGTCAACGTCAAACCAACAtcaacacacagcacacacaacacaaacagcacacacaacacaacacaacacaatctcgtaaaaagaaagaaaagagagagagagagagagagagagagagagagagagagagagagagagagagagagagagagagagagagctgtatgGCGCTCGTCATCTGTTGAATGTTTCCTCAGTTCGACAATAGCATCACTGTCATTAGTTTCAAACTCATTAAATCAGCATGAACACCCGCATTGAGCTAGACTCTGGTGAAGATCAGCTTTAATGAACTCCTCAAACTGAACTCTGTACTTACGGATGTTGATGATGAAGTTTAGAATCTCTTCAAAACAGCGAAACTCAACTCAACTCCCGCAAAGAACAGGAAGAGCTCAGAGACTACAACTCCCGGCGAT belongs to Danio rerio strain Tuebingen ecotype United States chromosome 1, GRCz12tu, whole genome shotgun sequence and includes:
- the mvb12a gene encoding multivesicular body subunit 12A isoform X3, with translation MSVCDSSIRPVSAVAWASNTSTCPGHFTLISQTEDGASANFSRGFVKSGYFLCYSKDLSGGMVVADVQVITDKETIPHGYCYIPEYLEQKASVAKKKRVCVRLVPVGSVTTAVLDLKLTTKHKSMVQQYTCLGDMNGFVVWCLKGPFSPPAPQAKPRRVSLDIRSLSLDGPTPPQPLKPSNPPEAPPKVSRRRSKLDLPAGGVCDSSVCGGISGTAQSSQHSTRSAWIILKMSVNVCVCVCVCVCVCVCVCVCVFTAMDGVPFTLHPKFESRSSSTKVSVITLSDIRIKSVQDIENEYNYTFTVEELAAKRIRPSLSG
- the mvb12a gene encoding multivesicular body subunit 12A isoform X2; amino-acid sequence: MSVCDSSIRPVSAVAWASNTSTCPGHFTLISQTEDGASANFSRGFVKSGYFLCYSKDLSGGMVVADVQVITDKETIPHGYCYIPEYLEQKASVAKKKRVCVRLVPVGSVTTAVLDLKLTTKHKSMVQQYTCLGDMNGFVVWCLKGPFSPPAPQAKPRRVSLDIRSLSLDGPTPPQPLKPSNPPEAPPKVSRRRSKLDLPAGGVCDSSVCGGISAMDGVPFTLHPKFESRSSSTKVSVITLSDIRIKSVQDIENEYNYTFTVEELAAKRIRPSLSG
- the mvb12a gene encoding multivesicular body subunit 12A isoform X1 is translated as MSVCDSSIRPVSAVAWASNTSTCPGHFTLISQTEDGASANFSRGFVKSGYFLCYSKDLSGGMVVADVQVITDKETIPHGYCYIPEYLEQKASVAKKKRVCVRLVPVGSVTTAVLDLKLTTKHKSMVQQYTCLGDMNGFVVWCLKGPFSPPAPQAKPRRVSLDIRSLSLDGPTPPQPLKPSNPPEAPPKVSRRRSKLDLPAGGVCDSSVCGGISGTAQSSQHSTRSAMDGVPFTLHPKFESRSSSTKVSVITLSDIRIKSVQDIENEYNYTFTVEELAAKRIRPSLSG
- the mvb12a gene encoding multivesicular body subunit 12A (The RefSeq protein has 6 substitutions compared to this genomic sequence) — its product is MSVCDSSIRPVSAMAWASNTSTCPGHFTLISQTEDGASANFSRGFVRSGYFLCYSKDLSGGMVVADVQVITDKGTILHGYCYIPEYLEQKASVAKKKRVCVRLVPVGSVTTAVLDLKLTTKHKSMVQQYTCLGDMNGFVVWCLKGPFSPPAPQAKPRRVSLDIRSLSLDGPAPPQPLKPSNPPEAPPKVSRRRSKLDLPAGGVCDSSVCSGISAMDGVPFTLHPKFESRSSSTKVSVITLSDIRIKSVQDIENEYNYTFTVEELAAKRIRPSLSG